Within Candidatus Dormiibacterota bacterium, the genomic segment TGATCGTGGCGCAGCCCTGGGACGTGTCGCTGATCCCGAAGATCGAGAAGGCGATCCGCTCGTCGGAGCTCGGTCTCAACCCGGCGAACGACGGAAAGGTGGTCCGCATCCCGATCCCCGCCCTCACCGAGGAGCGCCGCAAGCAGCTGGCCAAGAAGGTGCACGAGATCGCCGAGCACGGGAGGACGGCGATCCGGCTGGAGCGCCGCGACGCGAACGAGGCCCTGAAGAAGCTCCTCAAGGACAAGGCGATCTCCGAGGACGATGAGAAGCGCGGTCTGGACCTGGTGCAGAAGCAGACCGACCTGCACATCCGGCAGATCGACGAGCTGGCGAAGCACAA encodes:
- the frr gene encoding ribosome recycling factor — protein: MNLNEIVQRAQQKMNETAEHTRRDLSTLRTGRASLAILDGVAVEYYGTPTPLNQVATLTIPDPTLIVAQPWDVSLIPKIEKAIRSSELGLNPANDGKVVRIPIPALTEERRKQLAKKVHEIAEHGRTAIRLERRDANEALKKLLKDKAISEDDEKRGLDLVQKQTDLHIRQIDELAKHKEDEILKI